The following proteins are co-located in the Camelina sativa cultivar DH55 chromosome 12, Cs, whole genome shotgun sequence genome:
- the LOC104719317 gene encoding acetyl-coenzyme A synthetase, chloroplastic/glyoxysomal isoform X2 codes for MSSNYLRHVESMSQLPSGAGKISQLNAVVLGESLASEENDLIFPSKEFSGQALVSSPQQYMEMHKRSVEDPAGFWSDIASEFYWKQKWGDQVFSENLDVRKGPIRIEWFKGGITNICYNCLDKNVEAGLGDKIAMYWEGNEIGVDASLTYSELLQQVCQLANYLKDIGVKKGDAVVIYLPMLMELPIAMLACARIGAVHSVVFAGFSADSLAQRIVDCKPKVILTCNAVKRGPKTINLKAIVDAALDQSSKDGVSVDVCLTYENSSATTRENTKWQNGRNVWWQDVIPKYPTSCEVEWVDAEDPLFLLYTSGSTGKPKGVLHTTGGYMIYTATTFKYAFDYKPTDVYWCTADCGWITGHSYVTYGPMLNGATVVVFEGAPNYPDSGRCWDIVDKYKVSIFYTAPTLVRSLMRDDDKFVTRYSRKSLRVLGSVGEPINPSAWRWFFNVVGDSRCPISDTWWQTETGGFMITPLPGAWPQKPGSATFPFFGVQPVIVDEKGNEIEGECSGYLCVKGSWPGAFRTLFGDHDRYETTYFKPFAGYYFSGDGCSRDKDGYYWLTGRVDDVINVSGHRIGTAEVESALVLHPQCAEAAVVGIDHEVKGQGIYAFVTLLEGVAYSEELRKSLVLMVRNQIGAFAAPDRIHWAPGLPKTRSGKIMRRILRKIASRQLEELGDISTLADPSVVDQLIALADV; via the exons ATGTCTTCCAATTACCTGAGGCATGTTGAGTCCATGTCCCAGCTACCCTCAGGTGCTGGTAAGATCTCTCAGTTAAACGCCGTCGTTTTAGGAGAATCCCTTGCATCCGAGGAGAATGATCTCATCTTTCCCAGCAAGGAATTCTCCGGCCAGGCTCTTGTTTCCTCCCCTCAACAG TACATGGAAATGCATAAGAGGTCGGTGGAGGACCCTGCTGGTTTTTGGTCTGACATTGCGTCTGAATTTTACTGGAAGCAGAAATGGGGTGACCAAGTGTTTTCAGAAAATCTCGATGTCAGGAAGGGTCCTATTCGCATTGAG TGGTTCAAGGGGGGAATCACCAATATTTGCTACAACTGTTTGGACAAAAATGTTGAAGCTGGTTTGGGTGATAAAATAGCCATGTACTGGGAAGGAAATGAAATTGGGGTAGATGCTTCCTTAACTTATTCTGAGTTGCTTCAACAAGTTTGCCAG CTTGCTAATTACTTGAAAGATATTGGAGTGAAGAAGGGGGATGCTGTCGTAATTTACTTACCAATGTTGATGGAACTCCCCATCGCTATGCTTGCGTGTGCACGGATCGGAGCTGTTCATTCG GTTGTTTTTGCTGGATTTTCTGCTGACTCTCTTGCTCAAAGAATCGTTGATTGCAAGCCAAAAGTAATACTGACTTGCAATGCTGTTAAAAGAGGCCCTAAGACTATAAACCTTAAAGCTATTGTTGATGCTGCACTTGACCAGTCTTCTAAAGATGGAGTCTCTGTAG ATGTCTGCTTGACCTATGAGAACTCATCAGCGACAACACGGGAAAACACAAAATGGCAAAATGGAAGAAACGTGTGGTGGCAG GATGTCATTCCTAAATATCCAACATCATGTGAGGTGGAATGGGTTGATGCTGAAGATCCCTTGTTTTTGCTCTACACCAGTGGAAGTACTGGAAAGCCAAAG GGTGTCCTGCACACAACTGGAGGGTATATGATCTACACGGCTACAACATTCAAATATGCATTTGACTACAAACCAACAGATGTATACTG GTGTACGGCAGATTGTGGTTGGATAACTGGCCATAGCTATGTTACTTATGGACCAATGCTAAATGGAGCCACTGTTGTTGTCTTTGAAGGG GCTCCAAACTACCCTGATTCTGGACGCTGTTGGGATATTGTTGACAAATACAAGGTTTCTATATTTTATACCGCCCCAACGTTGGTGAGGTCTCTCATGCGTGATGACGATAAG tTTGTAACACGTTATTCTCGCAAATCGTTACGGGTCCTTGGAAGTGTGGGAGAGCCCATCAATCCGAGTGCTTGGAG ATGGTTCTTCAATGTAGTCGGTGATTCAAGGTGTCCCATTTCAGATACGTGGTGGCAAACCGAAACTGGTGGCTTCATG ATAACCCCATTGCCAGGTGCTTGGCCGCAGAAGCCTGGTTCAGCTACTTTCCCTTTCTTTGGAGTTCAG CCTGTCATAGTTGATGAAAAAGGCAATGAAATCGAAGGCGAGTGTAGTGGTTATCTTTGTGTGAAAGGTTCATGGCCCGGGGCGTTTCGAACTCTGTTTGGGGATCATGATAGATATGAAACCACATACTTTAAACCTTTTGCTGGATATTATTTCAGTGGTGatggttgcagcag AGACAAGGATGGTTACTACTGGCTTACGGGGAGGGTTGATGATGTTATCAACGTCAG TGGCCATCGAATCGGAACTGCTGAAGTGGAATCTGCTCTGGTTTTACATCCTCAATGTGCAGAAGCAGCTGTTGTAGGCATAGACCATGAG GTGAAAGGTCAGGGAATTTATGCGTTTGTCACTCTTCTGGAGGGTGTTGCTTACAGCGAGGAGCTTCGGAAAAGCCTAGTACTAATGGTCCGAAATCAG ATTGGGGCTTTTGCAGCACCGGACAGAATACATTGGGCACCGGGGTTGCCAAAGACGAGAAGCGGAAAGATAATGAGGAGAATCTTGCGAAAGATTGCTTCAAGGCAATTAGAAGAGCTTGGAGATATAAGCACACTTGCGGATCCTAGTGTAGTTGATCAGCTTATTGCACTTGCTGATGTGTGA
- the LOC104719317 gene encoding acetyl-coenzyme A synthetase, chloroplastic/glyoxysomal isoform X1, whose product MKIASSSPILTVVSSSGSLDPKISGSSLGSRILPSTQRSSPSDNLLLRRTMSSNYLRHVESMSQLPSGAGKISQLNAVVLGESLASEENDLIFPSKEFSGQALVSSPQQYMEMHKRSVEDPAGFWSDIASEFYWKQKWGDQVFSENLDVRKGPIRIEWFKGGITNICYNCLDKNVEAGLGDKIAMYWEGNEIGVDASLTYSELLQQVCQLANYLKDIGVKKGDAVVIYLPMLMELPIAMLACARIGAVHSVVFAGFSADSLAQRIVDCKPKVILTCNAVKRGPKTINLKAIVDAALDQSSKDGVSVDVCLTYENSSATTRENTKWQNGRNVWWQDVIPKYPTSCEVEWVDAEDPLFLLYTSGSTGKPKGVLHTTGGYMIYTATTFKYAFDYKPTDVYWCTADCGWITGHSYVTYGPMLNGATVVVFEGAPNYPDSGRCWDIVDKYKVSIFYTAPTLVRSLMRDDDKFVTRYSRKSLRVLGSVGEPINPSAWRWFFNVVGDSRCPISDTWWQTETGGFMITPLPGAWPQKPGSATFPFFGVQPVIVDEKGNEIEGECSGYLCVKGSWPGAFRTLFGDHDRYETTYFKPFAGYYFSGDGCSRDKDGYYWLTGRVDDVINVSGHRIGTAEVESALVLHPQCAEAAVVGIDHEVKGQGIYAFVTLLEGVAYSEELRKSLVLMVRNQIGAFAAPDRIHWAPGLPKTRSGKIMRRILRKIASRQLEELGDISTLADPSVVDQLIALADV is encoded by the exons atgaaaatagctTCTTCTTCCCCGATTCTCACCGTTGTCTCCAGCTCTGGCTCATTG gaTCCGAAAATTAGTGGATCATCACTTGGATCTCGAATCCTTCCGTCTACTCAAag ATCATCCCCATCGGACAATCTTCTCCTCCGTAGGACAATGTCTTCCAATTACCTGAGGCATGTTGAGTCCATGTCCCAGCTACCCTCAGGTGCTGGTAAGATCTCTCAGTTAAACGCCGTCGTTTTAGGAGAATCCCTTGCATCCGAGGAGAATGATCTCATCTTTCCCAGCAAGGAATTCTCCGGCCAGGCTCTTGTTTCCTCCCCTCAACAG TACATGGAAATGCATAAGAGGTCGGTGGAGGACCCTGCTGGTTTTTGGTCTGACATTGCGTCTGAATTTTACTGGAAGCAGAAATGGGGTGACCAAGTGTTTTCAGAAAATCTCGATGTCAGGAAGGGTCCTATTCGCATTGAG TGGTTCAAGGGGGGAATCACCAATATTTGCTACAACTGTTTGGACAAAAATGTTGAAGCTGGTTTGGGTGATAAAATAGCCATGTACTGGGAAGGAAATGAAATTGGGGTAGATGCTTCCTTAACTTATTCTGAGTTGCTTCAACAAGTTTGCCAG CTTGCTAATTACTTGAAAGATATTGGAGTGAAGAAGGGGGATGCTGTCGTAATTTACTTACCAATGTTGATGGAACTCCCCATCGCTATGCTTGCGTGTGCACGGATCGGAGCTGTTCATTCG GTTGTTTTTGCTGGATTTTCTGCTGACTCTCTTGCTCAAAGAATCGTTGATTGCAAGCCAAAAGTAATACTGACTTGCAATGCTGTTAAAAGAGGCCCTAAGACTATAAACCTTAAAGCTATTGTTGATGCTGCACTTGACCAGTCTTCTAAAGATGGAGTCTCTGTAG ATGTCTGCTTGACCTATGAGAACTCATCAGCGACAACACGGGAAAACACAAAATGGCAAAATGGAAGAAACGTGTGGTGGCAG GATGTCATTCCTAAATATCCAACATCATGTGAGGTGGAATGGGTTGATGCTGAAGATCCCTTGTTTTTGCTCTACACCAGTGGAAGTACTGGAAAGCCAAAG GGTGTCCTGCACACAACTGGAGGGTATATGATCTACACGGCTACAACATTCAAATATGCATTTGACTACAAACCAACAGATGTATACTG GTGTACGGCAGATTGTGGTTGGATAACTGGCCATAGCTATGTTACTTATGGACCAATGCTAAATGGAGCCACTGTTGTTGTCTTTGAAGGG GCTCCAAACTACCCTGATTCTGGACGCTGTTGGGATATTGTTGACAAATACAAGGTTTCTATATTTTATACCGCCCCAACGTTGGTGAGGTCTCTCATGCGTGATGACGATAAG tTTGTAACACGTTATTCTCGCAAATCGTTACGGGTCCTTGGAAGTGTGGGAGAGCCCATCAATCCGAGTGCTTGGAG ATGGTTCTTCAATGTAGTCGGTGATTCAAGGTGTCCCATTTCAGATACGTGGTGGCAAACCGAAACTGGTGGCTTCATG ATAACCCCATTGCCAGGTGCTTGGCCGCAGAAGCCTGGTTCAGCTACTTTCCCTTTCTTTGGAGTTCAG CCTGTCATAGTTGATGAAAAAGGCAATGAAATCGAAGGCGAGTGTAGTGGTTATCTTTGTGTGAAAGGTTCATGGCCCGGGGCGTTTCGAACTCTGTTTGGGGATCATGATAGATATGAAACCACATACTTTAAACCTTTTGCTGGATATTATTTCAGTGGTGatggttgcagcag AGACAAGGATGGTTACTACTGGCTTACGGGGAGGGTTGATGATGTTATCAACGTCAG TGGCCATCGAATCGGAACTGCTGAAGTGGAATCTGCTCTGGTTTTACATCCTCAATGTGCAGAAGCAGCTGTTGTAGGCATAGACCATGAG GTGAAAGGTCAGGGAATTTATGCGTTTGTCACTCTTCTGGAGGGTGTTGCTTACAGCGAGGAGCTTCGGAAAAGCCTAGTACTAATGGTCCGAAATCAG ATTGGGGCTTTTGCAGCACCGGACAGAATACATTGGGCACCGGGGTTGCCAAAGACGAGAAGCGGAAAGATAATGAGGAGAATCTTGCGAAAGATTGCTTCAAGGCAATTAGAAGAGCTTGGAGATATAAGCACACTTGCGGATCCTAGTGTAGTTGATCAGCTTATTGCACTTGCTGATGTGTGA
- the LOC104732585 gene encoding DNA-directed RNA polymerases I and III subunit rpac1-like, which produces MESDGEEEVRRIVTDEEKLEAQNFNIFDLPDVPKGLPPHLELQRTRVVCEVKAPLHATGTIYSGAYISSGVDNSVNLENFSENFKVDVISLTKTDMVFDMIGIPPGVANAFRRILLAELPSMAIEKVFVVNNTSIIQDEVLAHRLGLIPIVADPRLFEYLSENDQPNERNTIVFKLHVKCPKGDPRRKVLSSELKWLPNGSELLKESAGGSTTNPKTHTSFSRSQDSFPEFADNPIMPSFQDILIAKLGPGQEIELEAHAVKGIGKTHAKWSPVATAWYRMFPEVILLKEFEGKHAEELVKVCPRKVFDIEEMGQGRKRATVARPRDCSLCRECLREGDETIEGEAKSKGKAEAKSEGKTEAKSEGKAEAKGKRDWVDQVALRRVKNHFIFTIESTGSQPPDVLFTEAVKILEDKCERVISELS; this is translated from the exons ATGGAGagtgatggagaagaagaagtgagaaggATTGTGACTGATGAAGAAAAGCTAGAAGCCCAAAATTTCAACATATTCGATCTCCCTGACGTACCTAAAGGACTTCCTCCGCATCTGGAACTCCAGCGAACTCGTGTTGTCTGCGAAGTTAAAGCTCCTTTACAT gCCACGGGTACCATTTACTCGGGTGCCTATATCTCTTCGGGAGTGGACAACAGTGTGAATCTAGAAAACTTCTCTGAGAATTTCAAAGTTGATGTGATTAGTCTCACAAAGACAGATATGGTGTTCGATATGATTGGTATCCCTCCAGGAGTCGCTAATGCTTTCAGAAGAATCCTCTTAGCTGAG CTTCCTTCAATGGCTATTGAAAAAGTGTTTGTAGTAAACAACACTTCTATTATTCAAGACGAAGTTCTTGCTCACAGGTTGGGTCTTATTCCAATCGTGGCTGATCCGAGGCTCTTTGAATATTTATCCG AAAACGATCAGCCAAATGAAAGGAACACCATTGTTTTCAAACTCCATGTGAAATGTCCAAAAGGTGACCCGCGTCGTAAAG TTTTAAGTAGCGAATTGAAATGGTTACCAAATGGGAGTGAGCTTCTCAAAGAATCAGCAGGAGGTTCAAccacaaatccaaaaactcataCTTCATTCAGCCGCAGCCAAGATTCCTTCCCTGAATTTGCAGATAATCCTATCATGCCGAGCTTTCAAGATATATTGATAGCAAAACTCGGCCCTGGCCAG GAGATTGAGCTTGAAGCTCATGCGGTTAAGGGCATTGGTAAAACACATGCAAAGTGGTCTCCAGTAGCTACGGCTTGGTATCGAATGTTTCCTGAG gTGATTCTACTAAAGGAATTTGAGGGTAAGCATGCTGAAGAACTCGTAAAAGTCTGCCCCAGGAAAGTTTTTGACATTGAAGAGATGGGCCAAG GTAGAAAAAGGGCAACCGTAGCTCGGCCGCGTGACTGCTCCTTGTGTAGAGAATGCTTAAGAGAAGGAGACGAAACAATAGAAGGAGAAGCAAAATCAAAAGGTAAAGCAGAAGCAAAATCAGAAGGAAAAACAGAAGCAAAATCAGAAGGAAAAGCAGAAGCGAAAGGAAAAAGAGATTGGGTGGACCAAGTGGCTCTGCGCCGTGTCAAGAACCATTTTATAT TTACAATCGAGTCTACCGGATCACAGCCTCCGGACGTTCTTTTCACAGAAGCAGTGAAGATATTGGAAGACAAATGTGAACGTGTAATCTCTGAACTCTCTTGA
- the LOC104733825 gene encoding F-box protein At5g36730-like, with protein sequence MAMSDLPRELLEGILSRVPLQSTKAVRSTCKNWNTLSYDQSFTKKITRLAIKEDELLVVMMMDYKVFLMSVNLHGIHNHNDVKSCIVHKAKLICLNDGADHGVDNISSVFHCDGLLLCITNDISYTLVVGNPYCGQFRSIKLREDHKLFDRYALGYEKNDSFRNYKILRRYDKRLSRFYEFDIYNLTSGSWKVFHLALDWKIPSFQLGVSLKGNTYWFARERCIEEVGGLRTDLPGFLICFDFTTERFGPRLRLPFDSYCDEDTVTLSSVREEQLAVLFKGKYTLRMEIWVTNKIDPGEASWNKLFLAVNLTSLTGRQFLYWARSFLIDEKKNIALVLGKDASNPTRNLAYIIGDGGYFKQVYLGVSTQESCYPLVCSYVPSSVQIKQDAQVSSDIKASWLKRFFNFYAS encoded by the coding sequence ATGGCTATGTCCGATCTTCCAAGGGAATTGTTGGAGGGGATACTCTCTAGGGTTCCGTTACAGTCCACCAAAGCAGTTAGGTCTACTTGCAAAAACTGGAACACTTTATCCTACGATCAGAGCTTTACAAAGAAGATCACAAGATTAGCAATCAAGGAAGATGAGCTTCTGGTGGTCATGATGATGGATTACAAGGTTTTTTTAATGAGTGTTAATCTCCATGGAATTCATAACCACAACGACGTTAAATCATGTATCGTGCATAAAGCTAAACTCATTTGCCTAAACGATGGTGCGGATCATGGAGTTGATAACATATCTAGTGTCTTTCACTGCGACGGTTTATTGTTATGCATCACCAATGACATAAGCTATACTCTGGTGGTTGGGAATCCTTATTGTGGGCAATTCAGGTCGATCAAACTCAGAGAGGATCACAAGTTATTTGACAGGTACGCTCTTGGATACGAGAAGAACGACTCGTTTCGTAACTATAAAATCTTGAGACGTTATGATAAACGCTTGTCTAGATTTTATGAGTTTGATATCTACAATCTTACCTCTGGCTCTTGGAAGGTTTTTCATTTGGCGCTTGATTGGAAAATCCCGTCTTTTCAACTCGGCGTGTCTCTCAAGGGAAATACTTATTGGTTTGCTAGAGAGAGGTGTATAGAAGAAGTAGGAGGACTAAGAACAGATCTCCCTGGTTTCttgatctgttttgattttacaactgAGAGATTTGGACCGCGTCTTCGTCTCCCCTTTGACTCTTATTGTGATGAGGATACTGTGACTCTCTCTAGTGTTAGAGAAGAGCAGCTTGCGGTGTTATTTAAGGGCAAGTATACATTGAGGATGGAGATATGGGTTACGAATAAGATTGACCCTGGAGAAGCGTCGTGGAACAAGTTGTTCTTAGCAGTTAATCTGACATCACTCACTGGTCGTCAGTTTTTATATTGGGCTAGGAGTTTCTTGATTGACGAGAAGAAGAATATCGCTCTAGTTCTTGGTAAAGATGCATCGAACCCTACACGCAACCTAGCTTATATCATTGGAGATGGTGGATATTTTAAACAAGTGTATCTTGGAGTATCTACACAAGAATCTTGTTACCCACTTGTGTGCTCTTATGTCCCAAGTTCAGTGCAAATTAAGCAAGATGCACAAGTGAGCAGCGACATCAAAGCGTCTTGGCTGAAacgtttctttaatttttatgcaTCTTAA